In a single window of the Litorilituus sediminis genome:
- a CDS encoding S8 family serine peptidase, whose product MKLSKFTSSMVAVAISGVFSAQAADDRYIIQVDNNSKGIVKALAKKVGGELKVEGNGFIAASFNGKDLSQVKGLLNNPHVKVVEEDQRRMPLAAYSDDAGNPMTSQLTPYAVYQSQADQVNFNASAGMKVCVIDSGLDRSNPDFAWNNITGDNDSGTGNWDEHGGPHGTHVAGTIGAADNNVGVVGMAPGVDMHIIKVFNADGWGYSSDLAYAAEKCSAAGANIISMSLGGGGANSTEENAFKAFTNDGGLVLAAAGNDGNNVRSYPAGYSSVMMVGANDADNNIADFSQFPSCTVTGGKGKNRTTSTDETICVEVTAGGVDTLSTYPADMATSASMSADGQAFASSSMENAGNASGNTYYMGTAEATDSGANGNICVIDRGNISFHDKVQNCENSGGVGAIIINNEAGMLYATLGDTNATSIPAVGAAFEDRSALLAASTADIAIGTSDYGFMSGTSMATPAVSGIAALVWSNHNGCTGTEIREALKATAQDAGSAGHDVYFGHGIVKAKAASDYLTANGCGGDVTPPPTGGDITLSISTSTSKRKTNVTLSWTDATTANVDIYRNGSLLGSTANDGSYTESFRKSGSYTYKVCDQGTDNCSNEQSVSF is encoded by the coding sequence ATGAAACTTTCAAAATTTACGAGTTCAATGGTAGCAGTTGCAATTTCAGGTGTATTTAGCGCACAAGCTGCAGACGATAGATACATTATTCAAGTAGACAACAACAGCAAAGGTATTGTTAAAGCACTAGCAAAAAAAGTGGGTGGTGAGCTTAAAGTAGAAGGTAATGGCTTTATTGCTGCTTCATTTAACGGTAAAGATTTATCACAAGTTAAAGGTTTATTAAATAATCCACACGTAAAAGTTGTTGAAGAAGATCAACGTCGTATGCCATTAGCTGCCTATAGTGATGATGCTGGTAACCCGATGACATCACAATTAACGCCTTATGCAGTTTATCAGTCACAAGCCGATCAAGTGAATTTTAATGCGTCAGCGGGTATGAAAGTTTGTGTTATTGATTCAGGTTTAGATCGTTCAAACCCAGATTTTGCTTGGAATAACATTACTGGTGATAATGATTCAGGTACAGGCAACTGGGATGAGCACGGTGGTCCACACGGTACTCATGTTGCTGGTACTATTGGTGCAGCAGATAACAATGTTGGTGTTGTTGGTATGGCACCTGGCGTTGATATGCATATTATTAAAGTATTTAACGCTGACGGTTGGGGCTACTCTTCTGACCTTGCTTATGCTGCGGAAAAATGTAGTGCAGCAGGCGCTAACATTATTAGCATGAGCCTTGGTGGTGGTGGTGCAAACAGCACTGAAGAAAACGCCTTTAAGGCCTTTACTAATGATGGTGGTTTAGTACTAGCTGCAGCAGGTAATGACGGTAACAATGTTCGTTCTTATCCAGCGGGTTACTCTTCAGTTATGATGGTTGGTGCAAATGATGCTGACAACAATATTGCTGATTTCTCACAATTTCCAAGCTGTACAGTAACAGGTGGTAAAGGTAAAAACCGTACTACATCAACTGATGAAACAATTTGTGTTGAAGTAACCGCAGGTGGTGTTGATACTTTATCAACTTACCCAGCAGATATGGCAACCAGTGCTTCAATGTCAGCTGATGGTCAAGCCTTTGCTTCATCTTCAATGGAAAATGCAGGTAATGCATCAGGTAATACTTACTATATGGGTACTGCCGAAGCAACAGACTCTGGCGCTAATGGTAATATTTGTGTTATTGACCGTGGTAACATCTCGTTCCATGACAAAGTACAAAACTGTGAAAACTCAGGCGGTGTAGGCGCTATTATTATCAATAATGAAGCGGGTATGTTATATGCTACGCTTGGTGATACAAACGCAACTAGCATTCCTGCTGTTGGTGCGGCTTTTGAAGATAGAAGCGCACTATTAGCGGCGTCTACTGCAGATATTGCCATTGGTACAAGTGACTACGGCTTTATGAGTGGTACATCAATGGCGACTCCTGCTGTTTCTGGTATTGCTGCGTTAGTATGGTCTAATCACAATGGTTGTACGGGTACTGAAATTCGTGAAGCATTAAAAGCAACGGCTCAAGATGCTGGTAGTGCAGGTCATGATGTTTATTTCGGCCATGGTATTGTTAAAGCAAAAGCTGCAAGTGATTACTTAACAGCAAATGGCTGTGGTGGTGATGTAACTCCACCTCCTACTGGTGGTGATATTACATTGAGCATTTCGACTTCAACGAGTAAGCGTAAGACCAATGTTACTTTATCTTGGACAGATGCAACAACTGCTAACGTTGACATTTACCGTAATGGTTCGCTATTAGGTTCTACAGCTAATGACGGTTCATACACAGAGAGCTTTAGAAAGTCAGGTTCTTACACATACAAAGTATGTGACCAAGGAACAGACAACTGTTCAAATGAGCAATCTGTTTCTTTCTAA